One window of the Marinilactibacillus sp. Marseille-P9653 genome contains the following:
- a CDS encoding group II intron maturase-specific domain-containing protein: MNGTCRFIPTKSAKQKFKRTLKRLTSRKRSGTFEVIIKEINQVTRGWIGYFGLGFIKMFIKRIEQWLQHRIRQLILKRWKKSKTKITKLFSYGLDMDSARRIGFSRKKYWRLSMTPEVHQALTTKRLHHWGLVSLSSLVESAYARY, encoded by the coding sequence GTGAATGGAACCTGTCGTTTTATCCCTACAAAATCAGCCAAACAGAAATTTAAACGAACACTCAAACGACTAACGAGTCGTAAACGTTCCGGAACCTTTGAAGTTATTATAAAGGAAATCAATCAAGTGACTCGAGGGTGGATTGGCTATTTTGGTCTTGGATTTATCAAAATGTTCATAAAACGGATAGAACAATGGTTACAACATAGAATCAGACAGCTGATACTCAAAAGATGGAAGAAAAGCAAAACGAAAATAACGAAGTTATTCAGCTATGGATTGGATATGGATAGTGCTAGAAGAATCGGATTTTCCCGCAAGAAGTACTGGAGGCTATCCATGACGCCTGAAGTTCATCAGGCACTTACAACGAAAAGACTCCACCATTGGGGCTTAGTCTCTTTAAGCTCCTTGGTAGAGTCAGCTTACGCAAGGTATTGA